From Dietzia sp. ANT_WB102, a single genomic window includes:
- a CDS encoding class I adenylate-forming enzyme family protein, with amino-acid sequence MKQLARDVTERAARTPDAIAVVDGDGAHTTAEVLDAARELATVLESATDGPATVLVRADNSWRTVAAALAVGLSGGLLAVMSGHATRSEFDVAMEDLRPDAVVADGPLCQVWNLAGHGFAPAGAVLSGWEVHGPSDGRSRGVDRWKGGSVAAMTSGSTGRPKCVIQTEDALRYAGEATIDAVGLQPGDAIGALVPLSSAAAICFGMYLPTMLGSPMVADAKWNPENAIAVLRDNKVAWTMLVPTMALQLTLVDDADGALSAMKAMTVGGGPMNQNSLRSAELTLGTTFLRVFGMSEALGHTTPSPEDDVEVRLGRDGRPFPGTVSRVVDENGGELGVGQVGSLQVKGPSVFLGYARGGEPVAPDVTEDGFLATGDRAVLFDDGCVSIRGREKDLIIRGGRNIDINEVEAAVAGIQGIHQVCVVPVPDPVLGERAAALVVADGEAPTLEDIRRELEAADFPKFKWPEFVIAVDALPQSRVGKLDRSGAAELAATLASDTAT; translated from the coding sequence ATGAAGCAGCTGGCCCGGGACGTCACAGAGCGTGCCGCCCGAACCCCCGACGCCATCGCGGTCGTCGACGGAGACGGCGCGCACACGACCGCCGAGGTCTTGGACGCTGCGCGGGAGCTCGCGACCGTGCTCGAGTCGGCCACCGACGGCCCCGCCACCGTCCTCGTCCGCGCGGACAACTCCTGGCGCACCGTGGCGGCCGCTCTCGCCGTCGGGCTGTCTGGAGGTCTGCTCGCGGTGATGAGCGGGCACGCCACCCGGTCCGAATTCGACGTCGCGATGGAGGACCTCCGGCCCGACGCCGTCGTCGCCGACGGCCCGCTCTGCCAGGTGTGGAACCTTGCCGGGCACGGCTTCGCCCCGGCCGGCGCGGTCCTGTCCGGGTGGGAGGTGCACGGCCCGTCGGACGGGCGGTCGCGTGGCGTCGACCGCTGGAAGGGCGGGTCGGTGGCGGCGATGACCTCCGGCTCGACCGGGCGTCCAAAGTGCGTCATCCAGACTGAGGACGCCCTGCGGTACGCGGGGGAGGCGACCATCGACGCGGTGGGGCTGCAGCCGGGTGATGCGATCGGCGCGCTTGTGCCGCTCTCGTCCGCAGCGGCGATCTGCTTCGGGATGTACCTGCCCACCATGCTCGGCAGCCCGATGGTCGCCGACGCCAAGTGGAATCCGGAGAACGCCATCGCCGTCCTCCGTGACAACAAGGTCGCGTGGACGATGCTCGTTCCCACCATGGCTCTTCAGCTCACCCTCGTCGACGATGCCGACGGCGCCCTGTCCGCGATGAAGGCCATGACGGTCGGTGGCGGACCCATGAACCAGAACTCGTTGCGCTCCGCGGAGCTCACACTCGGCACCACGTTCCTGCGGGTGTTCGGGATGTCCGAGGCGCTGGGACACACGACGCCGTCGCCGGAGGACGACGTCGAGGTGCGGCTCGGCCGCGACGGCCGTCCCTTCCCCGGGACGGTGTCCCGGGTCGTGGACGAGAACGGCGGGGAGCTCGGGGTGGGCCAGGTCGGATCGTTGCAGGTCAAGGGGCCGTCGGTGTTCCTGGGTTATGCGCGCGGAGGTGAGCCCGTGGCCCCCGACGTGACCGAGGACGGGTTCCTGGCCACCGGGGACCGGGCCGTGCTCTTCGACGACGGCTGCGTGAGCATCCGGGGCCGTGAGAAGGACCTCATCATCCGCGGTGGGCGGAACATCGACATCAACGAGGTGGAGGCCGCGGTGGCCGGCATCCAGGGCATCCACCAGGTGTGCGTGGTCCCCGTCCCGGATCCAGTACTGGGGGAGCGGGCGGCCGCACTGGTGGTCGCGGACGGTGAGGCCCCGACTCTGGAGGACATCCGTCGGGAGCTCGAGGCCGCGGACTTCCCCAAGTTCAAGTGGCCGGAGTTCGTGATCGCCGTCGACGCACTTCCCCAGTCCCGGGTCGGCAAGCTCGACCGGTCCGGCGCCGCGGAACTCGCTGCGACGCTCGCCAGCGACACCGCGACCTAG
- a CDS encoding TetR/AcrR family transcriptional regulator — protein MTASTKTEGPRSKRKVILDAAVANFGSVGYEHTKWATVAKEVGIGQTALYHYFESKAHCLLTIMTAELTRYHERFEAAIDGASDVESELRAVISSAYDITESEALQARILLHHIDMLATPRSSAREEEERVRAREMVRVVEKAWSDLLGRGMDSGEFPRRDEKELGRFVLGLINSVWNWYRPAGGRSLSEIAESVTDACVRLVH, from the coding sequence ATGACGGCCAGCACCAAGACCGAGGGACCGCGATCCAAGCGCAAGGTCATCCTCGACGCCGCCGTGGCGAACTTCGGCAGTGTCGGTTACGAACACACGAAGTGGGCGACCGTCGCGAAAGAGGTGGGGATCGGTCAGACCGCGCTCTACCACTACTTCGAGTCCAAGGCGCACTGTCTGCTGACCATCATGACCGCCGAGCTCACCCGATATCACGAGAGGTTTGAGGCCGCGATCGACGGCGCCTCCGACGTCGAGTCCGAGCTCAGGGCAGTGATCTCGAGCGCCTACGACATCACCGAGAGCGAGGCGCTCCAGGCGCGCATCCTCCTGCATCACATCGACATGCTCGCGACGCCACGGTCATCGGCGCGCGAGGAGGAGGAGCGGGTCCGCGCGCGCGAGATGGTGCGAGTGGTCGAAAAGGCCTGGTCCGATCTGCTCGGGCGCGGGATGGACTCCGGGGAGTTCCCGCGGCGGGACGAGAAGGAACTCGGTCGGTTCGTGCTGGGCCTCATCAACTCGGTGTGGAACTGGTACCGGCCTGCCGGTGGCCGCAGTCTGTCCGAAATCGCGGAGTCGGTCACCGACGCCTGCGTGAGGCTGGTGCACTGA
- a CDS encoding EthD domain-containing protein codes for MYNLIVMAAKPSEWTHEQFIEWWRGEHADVTYPLPGLRRWSHTAVKESGGNKHSLGWDGVSVLSFDSKEDYDAMLESPEWAKAAEHVGSMGGRAIMVMGDEQVMVSQS; via the coding sequence ATGTACAACCTGATCGTCATGGCGGCCAAGCCGAGCGAGTGGACCCACGAGCAGTTCATCGAGTGGTGGCGGGGCGAGCACGCCGACGTCACCTACCCGTTGCCCGGCCTGCGCCGCTGGTCCCACACCGCCGTCAAGGAGAGCGGGGGGAACAAGCACTCCCTCGGTTGGGACGGGGTGTCGGTCCTCAGCTTCGACTCGAAGGAGGACTATGACGCGATGCTCGAGAGCCCGGAGTGGGCCAAGGCCGCCGAGCACGTCGGCTCCATGGGGGGCCGCGCCATCATGGTGATGGGTGACGAGCAGGTCATGGTCTCGCAGTCGTGA
- a CDS encoding MBL fold metallo-hydrolase translates to MTTQGVDWAEIGTYQVADSVHRIPLPMPQDGLRAINVYVVRGVGGVSLIDAGWNVPGNLEILRDGLASIGLALEDIDDIHVTHIHRDHYTMGPELRRRVGARVHLGRMEEPGLTALRNLANTVPADSLEQLGRAGAPGVAEAARMQAHTEEWFESDWELPDEWTDQGPVSVAGRDMRATVTSGHTKGHLVFDDPRLGVTFTGDHVLPRISPSIGFELGGWDNPLGDYLASLEGMLRRPDAVMLPAHGAVGGSVHGRVRELLEHHDARLDATRRVLLGSPGATGHEVAGSLPWTRRERTFDELDDFNQMIAVCETMAHLDVLVHRGVAVVDHVDGDGVQRFIAA, encoded by the coding sequence GTGACCACCCAGGGGGTGGACTGGGCCGAGATCGGGACCTATCAGGTGGCCGACTCGGTGCACCGTATCCCCCTGCCGATGCCGCAGGACGGCCTGCGTGCGATCAATGTCTACGTGGTCCGCGGGGTCGGCGGGGTGTCCCTCATCGACGCCGGCTGGAACGTCCCCGGCAACCTGGAGATCCTCCGGGACGGTCTGGCGTCGATCGGTCTGGCCCTCGAGGACATCGACGACATCCATGTCACGCACATCCACCGTGACCACTACACGATGGGCCCCGAACTGCGTCGGCGGGTCGGTGCGCGGGTGCACCTGGGTCGGATGGAGGAACCGGGGCTCACCGCGCTCCGTAACCTCGCGAACACGGTGCCGGCTGATTCGTTAGAGCAACTCGGTCGCGCCGGGGCGCCCGGCGTCGCCGAGGCCGCGCGGATGCAGGCGCACACCGAGGAGTGGTTCGAGTCCGATTGGGAGCTGCCGGACGAGTGGACCGACCAGGGTCCGGTGTCTGTGGCGGGCCGGGACATGCGGGCCACGGTGACGTCCGGCCACACCAAGGGTCATCTGGTCTTCGACGACCCCCGCCTCGGTGTGACCTTCACCGGCGACCACGTGTTGCCCAGAATCTCGCCGTCGATCGGGTTCGAGCTGGGGGGCTGGGACAACCCCCTCGGCGACTATCTGGCCTCGTTGGAGGGGATGCTTCGCCGTCCTGATGCGGTGATGCTGCCGGCACACGGCGCCGTCGGTGGGAGTGTCCACGGACGGGTCCGGGAGCTCCTCGAGCACCACGATGCGCGGCTCGACGCGACCCGGCGGGTCCTGCTCGGGTCTCCCGGCGCCACCGGACACGAGGTGGCGGGCTCGCTGCCCTGGACCCGCCGGGAGCGGACGTTCGACGAACTGGACGACTTCAACCAGATGATCGCGGTCTGTGAGACGATGGCCCACCTCGATGTCCTGGTCCACCGGGGCGTGGCCGTCGTGGATCACGTCGACGGCGACGGGGTGCAGCGCTTCATCGCCGCCTGA
- a CDS encoding SDR family NAD(P)-dependent oxidoreductase, whose product MERFTDRIILITGATGGIGSEICRRLADEGAVIVAADLAGCPVDDLVASLPSGPHLALSLDVSSEGDWEDAVDRTLEAHGRIDVLGNNAAIGSLKSVEEETPEHWQRVIDVDQTGAWLGMKHAGGAIERTGGGAIVNVCSILGSVGGFGNSFAYHAAKGAVRTMTKNAAIHWAGRGVRVNSLHPGFIETPQLLERYEGSERHRGMVANTPMGRLGTPAEIAGSVAFLASDDAGFMTGAEVYADGGWTAR is encoded by the coding sequence ATGGAACGCTTCACCGATCGGATCATCCTGATCACCGGTGCCACCGGAGGAATCGGTTCGGAGATCTGCCGCCGCCTCGCCGACGAGGGGGCCGTGATCGTCGCCGCCGACCTCGCCGGCTGCCCCGTGGACGACCTGGTCGCCTCACTCCCCTCCGGCCCGCACCTCGCACTGTCGCTCGACGTCTCGTCGGAGGGCGACTGGGAGGACGCCGTCGACCGCACGCTCGAGGCGCACGGCCGCATCGACGTCCTGGGCAACAACGCCGCGATCGGCAGCCTCAAGTCAGTCGAAGAGGAGACTCCCGAGCACTGGCAACGGGTGATCGACGTCGACCAGACCGGCGCATGGCTCGGCATGAAGCACGCCGGAGGCGCGATCGAGCGCACCGGGGGCGGGGCGATCGTTAACGTCTGCTCGATTCTCGGCAGCGTCGGCGGCTTCGGCAACAGCTTCGCCTACCACGCGGCCAAGGGCGCGGTCCGGACCATGACGAAGAACGCCGCGATCCACTGGGCGGGCAGGGGCGTCCGGGTGAACTCGCTACATCCGGGCTTCATCGAGACCCCCCAGCTCCTGGAGCGTTACGAGGGCTCCGAGCGTCACCGCGGGATGGTGGCCAACACCCCCATGGGCCGCCTCGGGACACCCGCCGAGATCGCCGGCAGTGTCGCGTTCCTCGCCAGCGACGACGCCGGGTTCATGACCGGTGCGGAGGTCTACGCGGACGGCGGCTGGACCGCCCGCTGA
- a CDS encoding MaoC family dehydratase codes for MPVTFRTVAEFKDSAGTDLGAGDWFTMTQGRIDDFADTTEDHQWIHVDAERAAGSEIGSTVAHGYLTLALIPRLSSELFTFDSSGRAINYGLDKVRFPAFVRPGDRIRARGRVKWTRGTSGGGVLGCVRYTIDIEGSDTPACVADALMVAFPA; via the coding sequence ATGCCCGTGACCTTCCGAACCGTGGCGGAGTTCAAGGACTCCGCCGGTACCGACCTCGGCGCCGGCGACTGGTTCACCATGACCCAGGGCCGGATCGACGACTTCGCGGACACCACCGAGGACCACCAGTGGATCCACGTCGACGCCGAGCGCGCCGCGGGCTCTGAAATCGGTTCGACCGTCGCCCACGGTTACCTCACGCTGGCGCTCATCCCCCGGCTCAGCTCCGAACTGTTCACCTTCGATTCCTCGGGCCGCGCGATTAACTACGGGTTGGACAAGGTCCGGTTCCCCGCGTTCGTCCGCCCCGGAGACCGCATCCGTGCCCGGGGCCGCGTGAAGTGGACGCGCGGGACCTCGGGCGGCGGCGTCCTGGGATGCGTCCGGTACACGATCGACATCGAGGGCAGCGACACCCCGGCGTGCGTCGCCGACGCCCTGATGGTGGCGTTCCCCGCCTGA
- a CDS encoding substrate-binding domain-containing protein, whose product MNDECGPASGRLTIGYVPGVQPDKWLARWRERNPRVPISARRTGDPRAELADSSGDDGFDVIFLREPDEAPRSAPAGLLRVPLYTETMAVLAEKDHELGAFDSVSAADLEGERWLEPVDPITASPDEVSAAVDLVAAGVGLLVLPLPYARALSRRDLVARPIEGVPATRMGIAWSPSRESDELIDEFVGIVRGRTVGSSRGAGEPPREKRTAREKTAAKAKARGHRAPTTAGRGKRRR is encoded by the coding sequence GTGAACGACGAGTGCGGTCCCGCGAGCGGTCGGTTGACGATCGGTTACGTCCCCGGTGTCCAGCCGGACAAGTGGCTCGCGCGGTGGCGCGAGCGCAATCCGCGCGTGCCGATCTCGGCCCGGCGCACCGGTGACCCGCGCGCGGAGCTCGCGGACTCCTCCGGCGACGACGGCTTCGACGTGATCTTCCTCCGCGAGCCCGACGAGGCACCGCGCTCGGCGCCGGCCGGACTGCTCCGGGTCCCGCTGTACACGGAGACGATGGCCGTCCTCGCCGAGAAGGACCACGAGCTCGGGGCGTTCGACTCGGTGAGTGCCGCCGACCTGGAAGGGGAGCGGTGGCTTGAGCCGGTGGACCCGATCACGGCGTCGCCCGACGAGGTGTCCGCCGCGGTGGACCTCGTCGCCGCCGGGGTCGGACTGCTCGTTCTACCACTGCCGTATGCGCGTGCCCTCAGCCGGCGCGACTTGGTGGCGAGACCGATAGAGGGGGTCCCCGCGACTCGGATGGGCATCGCGTGGTCTCCGTCGCGGGAGAGCGATGAGCTGATCGACGAGTTCGTCGGCATCGTGCGGGGGCGCACCGTCGGCAGTTCGAGGGGCGCAGGGGAGCCGCCGCGTGAGAAGCGGACCGCGCGCGAGAAGACCGCCGCCAAGGCGAAGGCTAGGGGCCACCGTGCGCCCACAACTGCGGGCCGGGGCAAGCGCAGGCGGTGA
- a CDS encoding TetR/AcrR family transcriptional regulator has protein sequence MIEKTERAAQWREFGTDKLSPTLRAALEIFARHGYHGASIRMIAETAGLSVPGLYHHYRSKQAILAAVVDAAMAEMLTHTQAAADDAGDRTVTRFENVVECLARFHMARRDHAFVASTEMRSMDPDVRARHIAQRDAQQQMIEDAIRAGVDSGEFSCTHPEDAARAIASLCVSIASWYRPDGPLSADDVVARHLEFARGMVGAAEA, from the coding sequence ATGATCGAGAAGACCGAGAGAGCAGCGCAGTGGCGCGAGTTCGGTACGGATAAGCTGTCCCCGACGTTGCGTGCGGCTCTGGAGATCTTCGCGCGACACGGCTATCACGGTGCATCGATCCGGATGATCGCCGAAACCGCCGGACTGTCCGTACCTGGCCTGTACCACCACTACCGCTCGAAACAGGCCATCCTCGCGGCGGTCGTGGACGCGGCCATGGCGGAGATGCTCACGCACACCCAGGCCGCGGCCGACGACGCCGGCGACCGCACCGTGACCAGGTTCGAGAACGTGGTTGAGTGCCTCGCCCGCTTCCACATGGCGCGGCGCGACCACGCGTTCGTGGCGTCCACCGAGATGCGCAGCATGGACCCGGACGTGCGCGCACGCCACATCGCGCAGCGCGATGCCCAGCAGCAGATGATCGAAGACGCGATCCGCGCCGGTGTCGACTCCGGGGAGTTCTCCTGCACCCACCCCGAGGACGCGGCCCGCGCCATCGCCTCACTGTGCGTGTCGATCGCGTCCTGGTACCGGCCCGACGGGCCGCTGTCGGCTGACGACGTCGTCGCCCGCCACCTCGAGTTCGCCCGCGGGATGGTCGGCGCCGCCGAGGCCTGA
- a CDS encoding class I adenylate-forming enzyme family protein translates to MSQDDPRPWRTLYRPGLDESTVTRRSTLVDAWRDRVASSPDRVAIAYFDAMLSARDVDSMSDALAAALQDRGVGSGDRVGIHLQNIPQYALAMLALWKIGAAAVVLNPMYFGRELRLPVEDSGAVGIIATDRDVPAIRDAVSGTAVAWVLSTSERDLQTRNDPRAFGDDHSVAPSSDGDLVVLMGEYQGRTPQRAEVTPDDLALLTYTSGTTGPPKGAMNSHANVIAVARSFADFVGIVPGDVVLAIAPLFHITGAVINATLGLIEHTTLVFAGRFRPEVVLDAFREHGVTFTIGSITAYNALMRLDEARPEHFAAVKALYSGGAPIPPSTVERFAERFGHYIHNGYGMTETTSGVIAVPPGQRAPVDTASGTLSIGVPLPGVEAAVVGVDDQPVGAGEQGELVLSGPQIVSGYWRNEAATASTMPGGRLHTGDVAVMDADGWVYLVDRLKDQINTSGYKVWPREVEDALYEHDAVFEVAVVGLPDEYRGEKVAAFVSLKDGRTVSEDDLVAFAAGRLAAYKRPNEVHLVTELPKTQTGKIRRRELRDEHSPSTDHPTEGP, encoded by the coding sequence ATGAGCCAGGACGACCCGCGGCCGTGGCGCACGCTGTATCGACCGGGGCTCGACGAGAGCACGGTGACGAGACGGTCGACGCTCGTGGACGCCTGGCGCGACCGCGTGGCGTCCTCGCCGGATCGGGTCGCCATCGCGTACTTCGACGCGATGCTGTCCGCCCGCGACGTCGACTCCATGTCGGACGCGCTCGCCGCCGCCCTGCAAGATCGGGGGGTGGGGTCCGGCGACCGAGTCGGTATCCACCTGCAGAACATCCCGCAGTACGCACTGGCGATGCTCGCCCTGTGGAAGATCGGCGCCGCCGCCGTCGTCCTCAACCCGATGTACTTCGGCCGCGAACTCCGGCTACCCGTCGAGGACTCCGGCGCGGTGGGGATCATCGCGACAGACCGGGACGTGCCCGCCATCCGGGACGCGGTCAGCGGCACTGCCGTGGCGTGGGTGCTCAGCACCAGCGAGCGCGACCTGCAGACCAGGAACGACCCCCGCGCCTTCGGCGACGACCACTCGGTCGCACCTTCGAGCGACGGCGACCTGGTCGTCCTGATGGGCGAGTACCAGGGCCGGACCCCGCAGCGGGCGGAGGTCACTCCCGACGACCTTGCACTGCTCACCTACACCTCGGGCACCACGGGGCCGCCCAAGGGGGCGATGAATTCGCACGCCAACGTGATCGCGGTCGCGCGCAGCTTCGCGGACTTCGTCGGCATCGTCCCAGGGGACGTCGTCTTGGCTATCGCCCCGCTGTTCCACATCACCGGTGCCGTCATCAACGCCACCCTCGGGCTGATCGAGCACACCACCCTCGTCTTCGCCGGACGGTTCCGGCCCGAGGTTGTGCTGGACGCGTTCCGGGAACACGGTGTGACATTCACGATCGGTTCGATCACCGCCTACAACGCGCTCATGAGACTGGATGAGGCACGACCCGAGCACTTCGCGGCCGTCAAGGCTTTGTACAGCGGTGGCGCGCCCATTCCGCCGTCGACGGTCGAGCGGTTCGCCGAGCGTTTCGGCCATTACATCCACAACGGCTACGGCATGACGGAAACGACCTCCGGCGTCATCGCAGTCCCGCCCGGGCAGCGTGCACCGGTCGACACGGCAAGCGGAACCCTGTCCATCGGCGTGCCGTTGCCGGGGGTCGAGGCGGCTGTCGTGGGCGTGGACGACCAGCCGGTCGGGGCAGGGGAGCAGGGTGAACTCGTCCTGTCCGGGCCGCAGATCGTTTCCGGGTACTGGCGCAACGAGGCCGCTACCGCCTCGACCATGCCGGGAGGCCGCCTCCACACCGGAGATGTCGCGGTGATGGACGCCGACGGCTGGGTCTACCTCGTCGACCGCCTCAAGGACCAGATCAACACGTCCGGCTACAAGGTCTGGCCCCGCGAGGTCGAGGACGCGCTGTACGAACACGACGCCGTCTTCGAGGTCGCTGTCGTTGGGCTCCCCGACGAATACCGCGGGGAGAAGGTCGCTGCGTTCGTCTCGCTCAAGGACGGTCGCACTGTGAGTGAGGACGACCTGGTCGCCTTTGCCGCGGGCCGACTCGCCGCCTACAAGCGGCCGAACGAAGTCCACCTCGTTACCGAACTGCCCAAGACCCAGACAGGCAAGATCCGCCGTCGCGAACTGCGCGATGAACATTCCCCCTCCACCGACCACCCCACCGAAGGACCCTGA
- a CDS encoding MFS transporter encodes MTEAPLNPAGRANVGTIADATDVAVPAQSAVGNRNALRSLAASTTGQLFEWYEWTAYAVFAPFIAAAMFNNDNPVSALLATLAVFAVGFLMRPLGGIVFGRIADVRGRKYVLITTMLMMAGASLLIGLLPTYGSIGVFASVLLLLCRMIQGFAHGGESATAYSYVAEIAPPHRRGMWGSLVFVAIMGGTVIAYGIGGTITEVLSESAVGAWGWRIPFLLGAVFALFVLYLRSGMEESDVFDKAAAAVAADPDTPVATFSTGRLARAIALVVAMVSGITVAHYTWSSYASTFAITQRDMDSGSAFWMIFGSQLIALCTLPLWGLLSDKIGRRPVIYIFAVGTILTTPFLFGLIDERPWTLFVASLIAMTLVAAAGSILSSFMSEAFPTKMRTSGIGFAYSLGVAVFGGSAPYLNAQFIEWDLYWMISAYIIVLCVATIIATAMMKETKGNDLHRVGHD; translated from the coding sequence ATGACCGAGGCCCCCCTCAACCCCGCCGGCCGTGCGAACGTCGGCACGATCGCGGACGCGACCGACGTCGCGGTGCCCGCGCAGTCCGCCGTAGGGAACCGCAACGCGCTCAGATCGCTGGCCGCCAGCACCACAGGACAGCTGTTCGAGTGGTACGAGTGGACCGCCTACGCTGTCTTCGCACCGTTCATCGCCGCGGCGATGTTCAACAACGACAACCCGGTCTCCGCGCTGCTGGCCACCCTCGCCGTGTTCGCGGTCGGGTTCCTCATGCGACCTCTCGGCGGGATCGTCTTCGGACGCATCGCCGACGTACGCGGCCGCAAGTACGTCCTCATCACCACGATGCTCATGATGGCTGGCGCGAGTCTGCTGATCGGCCTGCTCCCCACCTACGGATCGATAGGCGTCTTCGCCTCCGTGCTGCTCCTGCTGTGCCGAATGATCCAGGGCTTTGCGCACGGCGGTGAGTCCGCCACGGCGTACAGCTATGTCGCGGAGATCGCGCCGCCTCACCGCCGCGGAATGTGGGGCAGCCTGGTGTTCGTCGCCATCATGGGCGGGACCGTGATCGCGTACGGCATCGGCGGCACCATCACCGAGGTGCTCTCCGAGTCGGCCGTCGGTGCATGGGGTTGGCGCATCCCGTTCCTGCTCGGTGCCGTGTTCGCGCTGTTCGTGCTGTACCTGCGGTCGGGGATGGAAGAGTCCGACGTCTTCGACAAGGCCGCCGCGGCCGTCGCCGCTGACCCGGACACTCCGGTGGCCACCTTCTCCACGGGGCGCCTGGCGCGCGCCATTGCGCTGGTCGTGGCCATGGTCTCCGGCATCACCGTCGCCCACTACACCTGGAGTTCGTACGCCTCCACGTTCGCGATCACGCAGCGCGACATGGATTCCGGTTCTGCCTTCTGGATGATCTTCGGCAGCCAGCTCATCGCGCTGTGCACGCTGCCGTTGTGGGGTCTGCTGTCGGACAAGATCGGCCGTCGCCCGGTGATCTACATCTTCGCGGTCGGCACCATCCTCACGACGCCCTTCCTGTTCGGGCTGATCGACGAGCGTCCCTGGACGCTGTTCGTGGCCTCGCTCATCGCCATGACCCTGGTCGCGGCAGCGGGCTCGATCCTCTCCTCGTTCATGTCCGAGGCCTTCCCTACCAAGATGCGCACGTCCGGCATCGGGTTCGCCTACTCCCTCGGTGTCGCGGTCTTCGGCGGCAGTGCGCCGTACCTCAACGCCCAGTTCATCGAGTGGGATCTCTACTGGATGATTAGTGCCTACATCATCGTGCTCTGCGTGGCCACCATCATCGCCACGGCGATGATGAAGGAGACCAAGGGCAACGACCTCCACCGCGTGGGCCACGACTAG
- a CDS encoding phosphotransferase family protein: MTTSSSASTGLSVDELLRPDVVGPKIAHATGDRAWADFDAELIAGGKSNLTFTLRSDAGELILRRPPTGTLLPSAHDMGREARIQLGLADTDVPVAKVVLNETTGDDLGVPYYVMEKVVGHVIRDALPPGFAEGDDDKEAMADAQIDALVKLHSVDQDAVGLGDLGRPEGYLERQLRRWLGQSEKSSPSVRADRLPDLAARLGESMPTSPSSRIIHGDYRLDNYVVDPDDPGRIKAILDWELSTLGDPIADLAQTVLYWGDPDGPRVPLIPSITTEPGWPGPQRLLDRYCAATGTDPSHMPWYLAFATFKFAAIAQGVATRSEAGDMAGQVFGDIGPQIRELVDHGHSILDSRKGTN, from the coding sequence ATGACCACTTCATCGTCAGCGTCGACAGGCCTCTCCGTCGACGAGTTGCTCCGCCCCGACGTCGTGGGGCCCAAGATCGCCCACGCCACCGGTGACCGGGCCTGGGCCGACTTCGACGCCGAGCTGATCGCCGGCGGCAAGTCCAACCTCACCTTCACGCTCCGGTCCGACGCCGGCGAGCTCATCCTGCGTCGCCCGCCCACCGGGACACTGTTACCCAGCGCCCACGACATGGGCCGCGAGGCGCGCATCCAACTCGGGTTGGCGGACACGGACGTGCCGGTGGCCAAGGTGGTGCTCAACGAGACCACCGGCGACGACCTGGGCGTGCCGTACTACGTGATGGAGAAGGTGGTCGGTCACGTCATCCGGGACGCGCTGCCCCCCGGTTTCGCGGAGGGTGACGACGACAAGGAGGCCATGGCGGACGCGCAGATCGACGCTCTGGTCAAGCTCCATTCCGTGGACCAGGACGCGGTCGGGCTGGGTGATCTCGGTCGCCCGGAGGGCTATCTCGAGCGGCAGTTGCGCCGTTGGCTGGGGCAGTCGGAGAAGTCCAGCCCCTCCGTGCGGGCGGACCGCCTGCCCGACCTGGCCGCGCGTCTCGGCGAGAGCATGCCCACCTCGCCGTCGTCGCGGATCATCCACGGTGACTACCGCCTCGACAACTATGTCGTCGACCCCGACGACCCGGGGCGCATCAAGGCGATCCTCGACTGGGAGCTGTCCACACTCGGCGATCCGATCGCCGACCTCGCGCAGACGGTCCTGTACTGGGGCGACCCGGACGGGCCGAGGGTGCCGCTCATCCCGAGCATCACCACCGAGCCCGGCTGGCCCGGCCCGCAGCGGCTGCTCGACAGGTACTGCGCGGCCACCGGCACGGATCCGTCTCACATGCCGTGGTACCTCGCGTTCGCCACGTTCAAGTTCGCGGCGATTGCCCAGGGCGTGGCCACCCGCTCCGAGGCCGGTGACATGGCCGGTCAGGTTTTCGGCGACATCGGCCCGCAGATCCGCGAGTTGGTCGACCACGGCCACTCGATACTCGACTCCCGGAAGGGGACCAACTGA